The Ignavibacteriota bacterium genome contains the following window.
TAATATGAGCAATCATCAAAGTGCGAATAGCAGCTATCTGCTCTTCATCAAGCTCCATAAGTCTGAATACGCGGGACAGTAATACTCTTTCTCTTACTTGAGGTGGTAATTTTCTCCCCTCAACATCACGCTCAGGACGGAGGTTTTCTTCGCTGAAAATACTAATATCTTTGTCAGGTGTTGCACCATCAAATGAAAAGTTGTCAAGGTTGTAGTCATAGACTATAAAAGACATTTCGCTGTCAGTATCTGTATTTGAAACACTTCCGTCATTACTGCATGATTGAAAAATCATCATTACTGCAAGCAAACTTACGATTGCTGAAATTAATTTAAACTTCATCTAAATCTCCAAAAAATATATTTTACAAACTTCTTACTACAAACATATACACATCAACATGAAATCGGTTGCAAAACTTTTTTAAAAGTGTAGGAATAAATTATATTCATCATTTTTAAAAAGGATTTTGTTACTTTATGACAATAAACGGATAAGTAGTTCTGCTATGACCTAATATTGCATTTGCGATATATCTTCCGGTATTGTTGATATTAATATTGAAATTATAAATCCCCGGCTCAATAAATCCTTGATGAAGTTTGAGCACTTCCCTACCTTCTATTGAATATATCGAAATTTCAGCTAAACCTGCTTTGAGAATTTCAATAGTCAGAACAGAATGACCAAAAGATGGATTAGGAGAAACATTTATTGATGACATACCGGGAATTGCATTCCTGACTGAGGTTTTCCTTGATTTGAGAATACCAAGCGGCAAGAATTGCTCACCAAATGTATTAAGTGTATCTTGTTTTTCAGCACCAAGCCATGTTTCGAGAAAATCAGCATAGATACGTCTGAAATCATAATCATGACGAATATTGCCATATTGGTCAAGGTCATATAAATCAGGTTTACCGTCAACTCTGTAATAACCACCTTCGATATTCTCGTCAGAGCCTCCAAATACAAACTGCATGGAGCCGGCACCATGGTCGGTACCACGGCTTCCGTTATCATAAGCTCTACGACCAAACTCTGAAATTGTCAAACCAGTAATCCTTTTGTGGAAACCCTGACGGACAGCGTCATCTAAAAATTCCGAAACAGCTCCGGCAAGTCGTGAAAGAAGTGTTGCATGAGCGCCTTTGTAATCTGACTGCATTTGCTGAGCGTGTGAGTCAAAGTTACTTAAATTCACATAGTAAATTTTGGTTTTAAGTCCACCTGAAATAAGCTGAGAGATAAGTTTAAATCTTTGCGACAGACCCTGTGAATAATTAATTGTAGGTTTATCCTTGCCATTCTGGAATGCATCAAAAACAGCTTTTGAATATAGCTCACTCTGGCTTGCAATAACATGAATAAAGTTGAACTCTTTTTCATTATTAGTATTTTCAGGTACATTGTATCTGTTGATTTTTGGAGTGAGTCCTTTTCCTAAAGTTGAAAACGTTTCAGGGGAGTTCAACGCGATACCCATGTGTCCAATATTTGATTTAAACAATAAGGGTACGGACGAACCTAATGCAATTGCAATTGGATGCTCAGGGATACCATCAGGATAATTTGTTAGTTTGCTTGCTACATATCTTCCAATCCAACCTTCAAGGAGTTTTTCATTTGGGTCGGAGCTATTAATACCACTGTGCCATATATCCCTTGAACGGAAATGAGACTGTGTCGGAGCATCGTAACCAATTCCCTGAACTATCGCAAGCCTTCCTTCATCAAGAAGCCGCAGGAAGCCGTCATTATGTACATCATCAACAAGTGCGGAATTCAGGTATAAATCTGATGTCCCGTAGCGGGTTGAATGTTCCTGAGGTATGAACAGATTTGTACGCAATCTTCGGTATTCATCTTCCTGCTCGTATGGAATGATAGTATTCAAGCCGTCATTACCTCCAAACAATTCGATGATAATCATAATATTATCATCATCGTCGGAAAACAACTCGTTATTGTCATAAGTTTTATAATCCGGTTTACCTCGGAGAATTGAAGGGGCTATTGCAATAGATGCAAGACCGGCAGCTGTACTTTTTATAAATGTTCTTCTTTTCATTTTTATTCTCATCTCCAGGATTAACACAAACTAAAATCAGGTACTAAAAATATTGACTTAATAATTTCTCGAATTACCTCAGCAGATTTTGCAGATTCCGAATCAATTTCAGACTTCCAGTTGCTTCCTCCCAGCGATTGATTAGCTATATCACGATGGAATGAAATTCTTTCATCATTAGGTATTACAGGCATCAAAAGCTGATAAAGCCCTGCAATTACGCCATCAATATTATCATAATTATTGAAATTTTTAATGATTTTGAATAAATTGGAATCACTTGTTCCGTTTAAAATATCGTTAGCAAACTTAATTCTCAATGGATAAGTTGTTGTACTTGTCCATGTACGGTATCCAATCCAGGAGCCGACATTTGGTGGGTTATAAAGTTCCATTTCAAGTTGATTGCAGGCATCTCTTGAAAGTAGAGTATTACCACTTCTGTAAACAGTATCAAGTGCACGTTGCAATCCAATGATATACTCCGGGGGTGTCTTAATCTGGCAACCCAATATTTGCGAATCATAAAAGTGCTTACTTGAAAAAAGCTGTCTGAAAACAGCACGAAGATTGAAATTGTTTGAAATTAAAGTCTGTGACATTTGTGAGATAACATCATCGGGTACATCACCGGGAGAACTGTAAACAAAATATCTGTAAATTTTATCACAAATAAATCGTGCTATTTGCTGAGGTCTTTGACTAAACAAAATATTTATTAAACCTTTAATTTCCTGCTCTTTTACCTGAAATTCACTATTGTCAAATTCGCTTCTTGCAGGAATAGTAACACCCATAATTTGTTTTGATTCAGTATCATGGTCAGCAGGTGAAAAGTATGAATTAAAAATGCCGTTAGGAGCAGGTTTGTACCTGTATGCAGCAGTTCTCCAGCCGGTCAGAACCCTTGAACCCTCGCGAATGTCACCCTCAGAATAATGCCCGATTCCCATTGTAAAGAGCTCAAGAAGCTCTCTCATAAAATTTTCATTTGGAAATTTTGCTGTACTGTAATTCAGGCTCTGATACAGAAGCATAGCGCCATCGAGTGTCATTTCGGTAGCAAGTTCTTTATAATTTCCGGCTCTGTATTTCCTCAGAAGCATATTGTTTCGATATAGCAGTGGTGGTGGTATCAGTGACAAAGTATCATACTCAAACTCAATACACCAAACCGTAGAGAGAAATAGAGTAAATTTCTCCTGAAAATAATCCTTCTCATTTCTCATTGTATCAAGCCACCAATCAACAAAATTGCGGTAGCGGGAATGAAGTTTTCCCTCAATATCGAATCTTATATCAAGTGGCAGACCATCGAGAGGGTTTTCCTCCTGAGTATCGAGCCAGCTCAGTGAAGATTCTCCATTATTAAGTGGGTCAGAATCCTCACCCAAAATTGTATCAACAGCATCAATTGCAAATTTTCCTTCAAAACTATCAAGCAGCTCGGGTGTGGGTCCAAGAGTTATACGTCTTAGAAGGTGAGCTGCCATATATCTGTCCAGAGGTTTTTCGTATTGGCTTAAATCGCCTGCAATTTCGGGAGGTTTTTCAAAATTTGAAATTGGTCTTCCGGTAAAAGACCTTCTCAAAAAATCTCTTCTATCCATAATTGACTCGCAAAGAAAATTAATTAGAACATATTATTATTTTATTGACGCAGAAATTTGGCAATATTGAAATAATTTAAAAAATATTTTTTTTATTTCAATAATAATCCGTATATTTGTAAGTGTCTAAGTATGTAATTTGAAATATTGATAATTTTTAGAATATTTTTCCGCCCTATACAAGCGTAATAATACCTGAATTAATCCTATATCAGCCATACAGCAGAAATTTCTGCAATTATTAATTTTATTTTTTTCGGAGTATCTTTTGAATATCTACGTAGGTAACCTTCCTTATGCTACAACAGGACAGGAATTAAACGAAATCTTCTCAGAATATGGAGAAGTGGCATCAGCTAAAATCATTATGGATCGCGAATCAGGCAGATCAAAAGGTTTTGGTTTTGTAGAAATGAGTGACGATTCTGCTAACAAAGCAATTGAAGACCTCAATGGCGCTGAGTACTATGGCAAACAATTAACAGTAAACGAAGCAAGAGAAAGAAAACCAGGTTTTGGTGGTAACGGCGGCGGCGGTTTTAATCGTGGCGGCAATAGCGGTGGCGGCGGTAATCGTGGCGGTGGCGGCGGTAACAGACGTTCCTGGTAATAAATATATCTATAGTGAATTACTAAGAGCCGACTTTATGTCGGCTTTTTTTATTTATTAAAGAATATAATTTTAATTAAAAAATTTCGTTCATACGTTTTTACATTTTTTGAGAGAATAAAACTATGAAGAAAATTGCAGTAATTCTAATTGCATTATTTACACTAAATATTTCTTTTTCATTGCAAGATGACAGATTAGACGAATTTTCATTCGAATCTTCCGAACTCAAACACGAAAGTACCCCTTATTTTGCTATAGCCGGCGGTGTTACATTTACATTCAATTTTGCAAATTTTGAAGAAATAAACAATCAATTAAAGAAAATTGGATTCGGTGTCGGAGATTTCAGCGGACAAGTCAGCCTTTGGGGTGGCGAAGGTTTCACAGGAATTGTTTACGTTCCTAATATGCGTGTTGGTTTCTTTAGTTATGGTGGTTCTTCATTCATCTCCAAAGATTTTCCGGCTGGAGATGAACCGGGTTTCAACCGTGAAGTAGAATATCAGGTAGGTCTTTCAGGATTATCAATTGAATATGCTTACGTTCCTTTAAAATCTTTTGCCATCGTTGGTGGCTTGTCGCTCGGAAGAGGTGATTTGACTATCAGTTCTTATGATACAAGAAGCGAATCAAACTGGGAAAATTTCTCACCTGAACCGGGATTAAATAATTCCCTTAATATGGCTTCTTCAAATTTTTGGGTGATCAAGCCAAATCTATATTTTGAATACGCACTTACAAACTTTTTGATGTTCAGAGCCGGCGCCTCTTATAATTACACATTAGGATATGACTGGAAACAAAATTACAACGCAAATCTGCAAGGTGTTCCGGACGGTTTGAATGCAAATGCACTACAACTTCAAGCAGGAATATTCCTCGGATTATTTAATTATTAAAATATTAAAAATCATTTTTCTATTTGAAAAAAAAGTATTATTTTTGTAATCTGTTTTTTTTACAAAAACAAATTCTAACCTCAGGGGGCCTGTAGCTCAGTCGGTTAGAGCAACGGACTCATAATCCGTTGGTCGGGGGTTCAAGTCCCTCCGGGCCCACAGAAAGCCAAGCATTAAGCTTGGCTTTTTTCTTTATATCCCGTGATTATACCTTGTTTTATAGTTAATTCTTTTATTTTGGTTGTTACTTTTTACATTAAATTATAGTTCTTTTTTTTATATTATTTTGTCCATATTTTGTCCATCAAAATATCATCTATCAAGTTTCAATGCTCATTCTTGAATATGATGCTTGATTACTTTTGCTAATTCTTTCAAACCTCTTTCTTTTCTGTAATGACCTTCCCTAACAGCCATAGAATGACCTGCTAAATCGCATATCACATCAAAGGGTAACATCAGTTCATTTTCCCACCAATATTCAGCTGTTGCTCTAAAAGTATGTATAGAACGAGAAACTCCGTTTATATGTTTGGGAATATTCAGTTTTTTCATTGCCTCGTTAAGATGAAACTGAGGTTGAGCTGGCGAATTCCATCTGAATACTTTTTTATTTCCAATTTTCTTAATTTCTTGAATTAAACTTAAAACCTCGGGGAAAAGAATTGTTCTATCATCTGGATTAACAATAGGAAAATATCGTTCAAAACCTCCTTTTCCAAGAATTTTAAATCCCATATCGTTAATATCATCCCACTTCAGATTTAATGCTTCCCCAATTCTTAGTCCGGTTTGAGATAGGAATTTAAATAAAAATCCATATTCAATCATATGAGGTTTTAAGAAGAAGTATTGAACAACAGCTTCAACTTCGTTCTTTTCAAATATTAACTTGTTAATCTTTTTGGGTACTTTAGGTATTCCTATAATATCAATTGGGTTTTTATCAATAAATTTTCTTTCTTTACAAAATTCAAAAAATCTTCTTAACTGGACAAGGTATTTTTTTCGTGTACTTGTCTTTAGTTTTGAATTGCTATTTTTTTGAACCAGATATTGTAAAATCTTTTCATATTCAAGAATCATATCGGAAGAAAAAAAATAGTTAAAAGTTCTCCTGTAAACCACTTTTACATTTATTGAATAATCTTTAAAGCGTGTATTTTTAAATTCTTTTATTGCTTCAAACAAAGTTTTGGGAGCTATAATTTCAGGTTCAATTTCAGTAAGTTGTGGATGTAAAAATATTTTTATTCTTTCCTCAAGAATTGCAATTGCTTCCTTCTTGTTTTTTTCAACCCATTTTAAATGAGTTGTTTGTCGCTTACCGCAAATCCGAGTTTGAATAATTCCATTTCTTGGCTCTAAGTATCCTATGTTATACTTGGAGCTTGTCCATCGTTCTTTACTTTTATTTACGGGTCTTGCCATAAAGTATCACCAAAAATCAGTTATATCAGGTTCGTTTTGAGAATCATCAAAACCATTCTCCAATAGTTCTGCTGACGATACAGTGCTTTCAGTATTACCATAAATAAGTTCAAACAGATGGCATTGAAACTTGAAGTGAGCTTTATGTAAAACTCCTTCAGCTTCAATGAAATCTTTGGTATGTTCTTTATAAAGATTTCCAATGTATGCAGGTGCTTCCATTAATCCATCGAAAGGATTGATTCTTTTCGTGGTTGCTTTAACAGAATCAACAAACCACCTTAGTAAGTCATCTTTTTTACTATCACTTTTAATTTCCACATCAAAATCTACTCCAAACGACTTACTTAATGCTTTATATCTTTGGACATAGTAATCAAAGAAAGGGTCGCTATCTTTGTATATAAGATAGTACTTATATGATTCAATCAAGTCTTTGTATGTATATGTTTTCATAAATATCCATTAATCTCAATGTTTCAAAACAATTCAAATTGCTACCTTAATTCTACCTTTTTCGGAAAATAGGAAGCTTTTATAACTAACAATTGCTGTTATACAATTATTGAACCAAACTTTTATGCACTGATTTTATCATATTTAGTGCATATCGAAAATACTTGCACTAATTCAGTGCATATCAATCTTCCTATTTGTTTTGTATTGGAACCAATTCAATCTTTAACTCCATTTTGAGAGCTTTGGCAACTTTATTCAGAAAACTTAGTGATGGAATGGTCTTTTTTAGTTCCATTCTGGCTATTACTGACTGTGTTGTTCCAATCTTATCGGCAGGTTCCTGCTGGGAATACCCGTATTTTTGACGAATTTGGTACAACTGCAGAACTATCCTATTTGCCAAGTCCAAATTAGAATATAACTCAGTAACTGCTTTATTGTTAAGCTGATAGAGCTTGATTTGGTTGATTATTTTATCTGCTTTTTTCATCGTTTTCTCTCAATTGTTTACATTACCTCACAATTTCAATAGCAATATTGTTATAATTTAGTTGACTGCTAAGTCATTGTAATATCATTGCATTATGACGATTTGTAAGCCAAAATATTCTTTACAATATACACATTTTATGTTCATTTTTCTTTTGTATTTCATTATAAAACACACCATTCAACATTTATTTCAATGGACCTAAAGGGTTGACATTAAATATCAATATTTACGCATGTTGTTTAATTTTTAGTAATCTAATAACTCTCCAAAATCTTTAAGCCATTCTTTTGCTTTTTGATAATTTGGCAATTGTATTGAAACAATATCCCAAAACTTTTTTGTGTGATTAGTTTCAATCAAATGAGTCAGTTCGTGGACAACAATGTAATCAATCACAAAAGATGGTGCTTTTATCAATCTCCAATTGAAATTAATATTATTTTTGGGTGTACAAGAACCCCAACGGTACTTCATATCCGTAATCATTAAACTATTATACTGGACACCCAAATTCTCAGCAAAATATCTAATCTTAGGTCTGATTTTTTCTTCAGCCTTGCTACGATACCAACTTTGTAATAATTGTTCGGCTGATTTCAAAGATTTTTTTGAAATGAAAAACTTACTTTTAAAATAAATGCAATCACTCTCATCATCAACTACTTCTAATTTATAATGACGTCCTAAATAGTAAACGGAACTCCCATTGATGAATTCTTTCGTTTGCTTTTCTTTATATTTTTGAGAATGATTCAACTTATTATAGAGCCAGAGCCTTTTCTGATTGACACATTTATCAATATATTCAATACTTGCATTTGGAGGAGCTTTAACAATAATTGTTTTGTCCCTCTCTACCGAAATAGTGATGTTCTTTCTTTTACGATATTCTATTTTATATGTTATATCCATTAATCTTCAGTTATAATTGTAAAATGATTATCTTTTGCCCAAAGCATCAATTCCGTTATAAACTTATTTCTTTCATCAAAAACTCTTTTAAAAATTTCAGGATATTTTTGTTTAAAATCTGGCGATATTAAAATATCTTGAATTGAAGCTTTTAGTTTATTCTGAGGGATTGTACTATTCCAAAATCCCTGTAACCTAATTTCTGATTCGATTTTGATAAATATTAATTGAGTTAGATTTACAATATAAGCTATTGAATCTTCTTCAAGGTCTTTATCCTCAAAGAATAAGGATTTAAGCTTTCTAAAAATCGGCATTTCTTTTCTAATATGAAGACCATAGGTTGGTTCTTTTTTTGCATTCTTCATTCGCTCTCGCAATTCTTCAAGTTTTTTATAAATCATTTCCCAATTGTTTTTGAATTCTTCAAGAATACTTGATAAAGATTCTGCAAATGAAGCGTGAAGATCAGGATCTTCATTGTAATTAATATTTATATGATGTCTAATTGCGTGTTCAATTTCAGAAGCTTTAGTTTTAGCTCGTTTTTTCTGCTGAACATGCTCCATGAATCTGTCGTCAAGAATTTCGATAGGTTTTATCTTTTGATAAATACCTTTTGAAACAAGATACTCGTCAGTGATTATTCTCAACTTCTCTGGAACTGATTTCATACTCAAACGATCATCTTTAAAATGAGCACCAGCTTGGATATTCACAGCTGAAAATAATTTAAAATCATCGTAATATTCCAAAGCTTCTTTTCTTGGAAACACAGAGTCCAAATTTTTACTGAATTTTTGAAATGCCAACATAAATTGAAATCTTATATCTTCATCATAAAACAAATCGTATATCGCATCCATATCAGATAAATCATTTATTCCGTGCTTTTTAACAAAATCCCATATTTCAGAATGTGCTTGCATTAAGTCGTTCAATTCACTCTCTTCATTCCCAAAAGTATCAATGATTTCCTTTTGTTCTCTTTCATCATAGTCGTCTAAGGCTTCTTTCAGATGATGACCAATTCCTACATAATCAACTATGAATCCTTTGGTTTTATTTTCTTCAATTCGGTTCACTCTTGCAACAGCTTGTAATAAATTGTGTGCCTTTATTATTCTGTCGATATAAAGAACTTGTTCTATCGGAGCATCAAAACCTGTTAAAAGCATGTTGTTGACAACAATTATTCCAATATTACCATCAATATTCTCTTCCTTATTTATTTTGTTATAAGGAATTTTAAAACTTGCAATAGATTTCTCGTGATAGTTATTGCTTGTAAAAGGTTTAATATGTGGTTTATCATTGAATAATCCGGAAACAACAACAGCAATTTCAAGTTTTCTTAATGTATCAATATCAATACAATAAGGATTTGAAAGATGTAATTGTTCAATTTCTTTCTTAATAGCTTGTTCCAAAGCTGATTTATATCTGGCGGCGGCATCTCTGGAATTTGCTACAATTTGAGCTTTAAATCCATTAGGAAAAACCTGAAATATATAATGTTTAATAATATCTGAAGCCTTGGCTTCAATTGTTGTTTGAGCTTCAAGGTATGCATCTCTAGTGCCAAAGCCAAGAATTTGAAGACGTTCCTCTATATTATAATCACTAAATACGTCTTCAAACCTTTTGTCAGCATCAGGTTTATTATCTATTTGAGCTTTATGTGTTCTTCCTTCATATACAATTTCTAAAGTAACCCCATCATCAATAGCTTGCCTCATTGTATATTTGTCTATATAATCCTTAAACTCCTTTTCTGTTTTATCTGTTGGGGTTCCTGTATATGCTATTCTTGCGGCATTAGGCAAAGCTTTATCCAAATTTGCTCCTAACTTTTTGTAAATTGACCGATGAGCTTCATCAATCATAATTAGAATATTTGGACTTGGATTGAGAATTGGGAATACGATTTCTAAATCTGAAGGTTGAAACTTATGAATCATACCCATTACCAAATCAGAGCTATCCGTTCTTAGGTATTCTTTTAATTTTGATATACTATCTGCTACATTTACCGTAAAACCTATACTCTGACTTGTTGTATTTAATTGGTCTTCGAGTTGAGTTCTATCAGTAATAAAGAGAACTTTATACTTTCTTAGTTGTTCATGATTGTACATTTCACGAACCATGAACATCATTGTGAGGGATTTTCCAGAACCTTGCGTATGCCAAATGATTCCGCTTTTTTCTAATCGGTTATTACCATTTAACATTTTTTGAACTGATTTCTTCACTGCTCGAAATTGTTGGTATCTACCAACAATTTTGATAGATTTTCCTTCACTATTCGTGCTAAATATTGTAAATGATTTGATAATACTCAGTAGATTATCATGCGACAACATTCCAAGTATTAATCGTTGCTGTTCATTGGGTGATGAATCGCCATGTTCCAAGGTATCAATACTGTATGGATATGGATCTGTCCAACGATAAAAATACTTTTCTATTTTTGTTGTAATTGTGCCAAACTTCGCTCTGTTCCTATCGGTTGCCACTATAAACTGATTATAATAAAAAAGTTGTTGATTACTTGACTTCTTATATGATTCCCCGGATTGACCTGAATAATCCATCAAGTCCTCAATTGCTTCACCAATAGGGTTGTTTTTCTTTGGAGATTTACATTCAATAACCACCAATGGCAAGCCGTTTACAAATAAAACAATATCAGGATATATAAAATTATCTGTTCCCGGAACTCTGAACTTCATTTGAGAAACTGCAAGAAATGCATTATTGTCAATATTTTTAAAATCAATATATCTGACTGTTGGGCTTGCTTCTCCGGTTTGTCTGTTCACATCTGTTGAAGTATTCTCGATTAATAATTGCAGAATTGATTTATTTGCTTCAATTAATGACGAAGTTCCGAATGATGTAATTCTTCTTATCAATTCCGGCAATTGGTCTTCTTCCAGCCAAGGATTTATTGCAACCAATGATTTTTTTAGTTCAGGTAATAATACCACATCACTGAATGATTCCCTAAATGAATCTTCCGGCTTTTGATTGCTTGTAAGTCTTTTAACAAGCCATTTTTGAGTTTCGAGTTGGGAAAGAAACGGTTCCTCAACAAACTCTTTCTCGTGTAAATCATAATCTTGCTTCGTCATAATTATTCCTTAATCTTTATTTTCAAAATAAATGATACCCTTTTTAGTTGTTATATACTTCTGATTTTTGCTTTTTGGTTTATCTAAAAGGGTCATTTCAAGTAATCCATCTTTTATAAGAGGTTCTATATGATTTTTGAAATTTTTGTATTGATTTGATAAACCCAAAGAATCAAATATCTCTTTCCGTGATTTTGGTTCTTTGCAAAAAATTAATATAAAAATATCTTGGTTACTATCTTGGTTACTATCTTGGTTACTAATCGGATTGATAAAATCTAAATGAATGGGAATATCTACAATAAAAAACATTCTTCTATCTCCGTCAGTATCAAAGGATGGTAATGGTGAACCGTTCTTCTCAAGTTCATTTAAGATGGTTGGGATACCTGTTCCCCTGCCTTCAGTTAGTTTTAATTCTTTTAAAAATTCACCTACCCGTCTGTTTCTATATCTTCTTGCCCTAATTATACCTTTTGTCAAATCATCAGGTCGAATTGATGGTTCAACCCCGC
Protein-coding sequences here:
- a CDS encoding DUF1501 domain-containing protein, encoding MKRRTFIKSTAAGLASIAIAPSILRGKPDYKTYDNNELFSDDDDNIMIIIELFGGNDGLNTIIPYEQEDEYRRLRTNLFIPQEHSTRYGTSDLYLNSALVDDVHNDGFLRLLDEGRLAIVQGIGYDAPTQSHFRSRDIWHSGINSSDPNEKLLEGWIGRYVASKLTNYPDGIPEHPIAIALGSSVPLLFKSNIGHMGIALNSPETFSTLGKGLTPKINRYNVPENTNNEKEFNFIHVIASQSELYSKAVFDAFQNGKDKPTINYSQGLSQRFKLISQLISGGLKTKIYYVNLSNFDSHAQQMQSDYKGAHATLLSRLAGAVSEFLDDAVRQGFHKRITGLTISEFGRRAYDNGSRGTDHGAGSMQFVFGGSDENIEGGYYRVDGKPDLYDLDQYGNIRHDYDFRRIYADFLETWLGAEKQDTLNTFGEQFLPLGILKSRKTSVRNAIPGMSSINVSPNPSFGHSVLTIEILKAGLAEISIYSIEGREVLKLHQGFIEPGIYNFNININNTGRYIANAILGHSRTTYPFIVIK
- a CDS encoding DUF1800 family protein; translated protein: MDRRDFLRRSFTGRPISNFEKPPEIAGDLSQYEKPLDRYMAAHLLRRITLGPTPELLDSFEGKFAIDAVDTILGEDSDPLNNGESSLSWLDTQEENPLDGLPLDIRFDIEGKLHSRYRNFVDWWLDTMRNEKDYFQEKFTLFLSTVWCIEFEYDTLSLIPPPLLYRNNMLLRKYRAGNYKELATEMTLDGAMLLYQSLNYSTAKFPNENFMRELLELFTMGIGHYSEGDIREGSRVLTGWRTAAYRYKPAPNGIFNSYFSPADHDTESKQIMGVTIPARSEFDNSEFQVKEQEIKGLINILFSQRPQQIARFICDKIYRYFVYSSPGDVPDDVISQMSQTLISNNFNLRAVFRQLFSSKHFYDSQILGCQIKTPPEYIIGLQRALDTVYRSGNTLLSRDACNQLEMELYNPPNVGSWIGYRTWTSTTTYPLRIKFANDILNGTSDSNLFKIIKNFNNYDNIDGVIAGLYQLLMPVIPNDERISFHRDIANQSLGGSNWKSEIDSESAKSAEVIREIIKSIFLVPDFSLC
- a CDS encoding RNA-binding protein — its product is MNIYVGNLPYATTGQELNEIFSEYGEVASAKIIMDRESGRSKGFGFVEMSDDSANKAIEDLNGAEYYGKQLTVNEARERKPGFGGNGGGGFNRGGNSGGGGNRGGGGGNRRSW
- a CDS encoding site-specific integrase — translated: MARPVNKSKERWTSSKYNIGYLEPRNGIIQTRICGKRQTTHLKWVEKNKKEAIAILEERIKIFLHPQLTEIEPEIIAPKTLFEAIKEFKNTRFKDYSINVKVVYRRTFNYFFSSDMILEYEKILQYLVQKNSNSKLKTSTRKKYLVQLRRFFEFCKERKFIDKNPIDIIGIPKVPKKINKLIFEKNEVEAVVQYFFLKPHMIEYGFLFKFLSQTGLRIGEALNLKWDDINDMGFKILGKGGFERYFPIVNPDDRTILFPEVLSLIQEIKKIGNKKVFRWNSPAQPQFHLNEAMKKLNIPKHINGVSRSIHTFRATAEYWWENELMLPFDVICDLAGHSMAVREGHYRKERGLKELAKVIKHHIQE
- a CDS encoding helix-turn-helix transcriptional regulator: MKKADKIINQIKLYQLNNKAVTELYSNLDLANRIVLQLYQIRQKYGYSQQEPADKIGTTQSVIARMELKKTIPSLSFLNKVAKALKMELKIELVPIQNK
- a CDS encoding M48 family metallopeptidase, whose product is MDITYKIEYRKRKNITISVERDKTIIVKAPPNASIEYIDKCVNQKRLWLYNKLNHSQKYKEKQTKEFINGSSVYYLGRHYKLEVVDDESDCIYFKSKFFISKKSLKSAEQLLQSWYRSKAEEKIRPKIRYFAENLGVQYNSLMITDMKYRWGSCTPKNNINFNWRLIKAPSFVIDYIVVHELTHLIETNHTKKFWDIVSIQLPNYQKAKEWLKDFGELLDY
- a CDS encoding type I restriction endonuclease subunit R; protein product: MTKQDYDLHEKEFVEEPFLSQLETQKWLVKRLTSNQKPEDSFRESFSDVVLLPELKKSLVAINPWLEEDQLPELIRRITSFGTSSLIEANKSILQLLIENTSTDVNRQTGEASPTVRYIDFKNIDNNAFLAVSQMKFRVPGTDNFIYPDIVLFVNGLPLVVIECKSPKKNNPIGEAIEDLMDYSGQSGESYKKSSNQQLFYYNQFIVATDRNRAKFGTITTKIEKYFYRWTDPYPYSIDTLEHGDSSPNEQQRLILGMLSHDNLLSIIKSFTIFSTNSEGKSIKIVGRYQQFRAVKKSVQKMLNGNNRLEKSGIIWHTQGSGKSLTMMFMVREMYNHEQLRKYKVLFITDRTQLEDQLNTTSQSIGFTVNVADSISKLKEYLRTDSSDLVMGMIHKFQPSDLEIVFPILNPSPNILIMIDEAHRSIYKKLGANLDKALPNAARIAYTGTPTDKTEKEFKDYIDKYTMRQAIDDGVTLEIVYEGRTHKAQIDNKPDADKRFEDVFSDYNIEERLQILGFGTRDAYLEAQTTIEAKASDIIKHYIFQVFPNGFKAQIVANSRDAAARYKSALEQAIKKEIEQLHLSNPYCIDIDTLRKLEIAVVVSGLFNDKPHIKPFTSNNYHEKSIASFKIPYNKINKEENIDGNIGIIVVNNMLLTGFDAPIEQVLYIDRIIKAHNLLQAVARVNRIEENKTKGFIVDYVGIGHHLKEALDDYDEREQKEIIDTFGNEESELNDLMQAHSEIWDFVKKHGINDLSDMDAIYDLFYDEDIRFQFMLAFQKFSKNLDSVFPRKEALEYYDDFKLFSAVNIQAGAHFKDDRLSMKSVPEKLRIITDEYLVSKGIYQKIKPIEILDDRFMEHVQQKKRAKTKASEIEHAIRHHININYNEDPDLHASFAESLSSILEEFKNNWEMIYKKLEELRERMKNAKKEPTYGLHIRKEMPIFRKLKSLFFEDKDLEEDSIAYIVNLTQLIFIKIESEIRLQGFWNSTIPQNKLKASIQDILISPDFKQKYPEIFKRVFDERNKFITELMLWAKDNHFTIITED